TTCCAGCCTGATAATGCAGCCGTTATGGTATGGATTCATGGTGGTGGATTCTCTATGGGCTCTGGAGCTGATACCTACTACGATGGTATTCCATTGGTTGCTCTCAATGACGTCATCGTAGTAACCATTAACTACAGATTAGGTGTACTTGGATTCCTGTCAACAGGTGGTTACTACCAATAAGTCTCATTACATAACTAAAATAGATCTAAGcgtttttacatgtatatgctcagatagtcttgctgctagacgttcggacTTTCATCCGATACGTTAAGCAAACGAAGTTCGCAGCGAGGGCTTGCCAGAACATCTAgtcaatgtcattttcagacttcacattccattgagatgacATATGGCCATAGGTTggaccatgtatgcatatagatatgttaatatattcaataacccatgacctctatAATGCTAATGTTCTAGAATACTAATGTCCAATATCACGTGATAATAACAAATTGCTCATCAATtaatggtaattgtgagtttgatgagtgtgttgACGTTGTCAtgcacacatttcagttaaggctttggtggttatttttacaagcccctccttaagctgaatatacatgaaaaaaaattagctattgtcctctgtttgtgcttgtctcCAATGCGGCTCTCTGATTGGCAGATGTTCCATCCTCAATACCGAAGTTCGGTCATCGTATTGCGGAAGAACATCAgcggtctagcagcaagactaattcTCAGACCACTTTTAGTGGTTTGAAGTATATGTTATGGAAGCAttaaatgagtaatttgaatctTAAATAATTTAGATgaacgtctgtctgtctgtcctccctctctctgtctatgtatgtatgtatgtaggtatgtatatatgtatgtatgtatgtatgtatgtatgtatgcctctgtctgtctgtctgtctgtctgtctgactgactgactgactgactgactgactgactgtctgtctgtctgtctgtctgtctgactgactgactgactgactgactgtctgtgtgtctgtctgtctgtctgtctgtctgtctgtctgtctgtctgtctgtctgtctctcattCATCTAGGCAAAACGTGAAGAAGCAATTATCAAAAGTTGCGGGTTTTTTGTAAAAAGCAATCAGTTtacatctagtataatattGTTTCAGTGTCACTAATGATGTTAAATCTTAATATTTCAGGTGATTCTGTCATACCTGGTAATTTTGGGATGTTGGATCAAATAGAAGCTTTGAAATGGGTCCAAAACAACATTGCAGGTAcgttcactcactcactcactcactcactcagggGAACAGTATCTTTAAAAACGAACTGGTTGTACATAGGACCCTGCATGTCCTGAAGTTATATTGAGATTGCTATGAAAGAAGATTTCAAGTTTGAACGTTTACAGGTCGTGTCATTAAACGAATGTCGTTAGGTACTTACTGACTTCCCGGACTTGTCTGAAAATCTAATATTCAATTCATGGGAATTTCATAACGgtgacatttttatttgatCATGGACTGCTATAGCTTAGGGTGTTTGAGATTATGATACATTAAGTACAAAATATTCCAGAAATAACTCTGCGTAACTGGCAAGAACATGCATGAATGATGAATTATTCAAACATTTCAGTGTTTGGAGGAGATCCAAAGAAAGTGACCATATTTGGGGAAAGTGCAGGGGGCATGAGCGTTAGTTTTCTTATGCTATCGCCATTGAGTGAAGGATTATTTCACCGTGGTATAATGCAGGTAAAGTGGCATGTTATTCATTCAATTATATAaattcattctctctctctctctctctctctctctctctctctctctctctctctctctctctctctctctctctctctctctctctctctctctctctctctctctctctctctgactccTATTCACGATAAGCTGTGTTTGTACTGTGTTTCAAGAAACATGACACCGGTCCCAATGTCGTGTTGTGGGACGTGCGTGGCACATACTGTCCTGTTATTTAGTAAATACTTTCTTTGGTTGCAGAGTGGTACGGCTTTGTTGGAAGTGGGATTCATGATTGGTAACGAGAAAGTCAACAAAATAGCCCACGGTTTAGGTAAATTAGTAAACTGTGACAAAGAAACGTCTGAGGAACTTTTAGAGTGTCTGAGAAGTACGCCAATGGAAGACTTTCTAGATCCACAAGACCCAAACACGGTAAGGATAGTGGATGGAGGCATGACACAGTCTCAAAAATCCCGATTGAATATGTTTGGTTTGCCTGTAAGCATGGTAAATTCCTGTGCATATCCTGAAACCTGGAACgacttttaatattatattagtgACAATGGAGGAAATCCTCCTGAAAGTCACTCTTGTTAAATAGACATGAAGCACGTTAATAATTTTTTGCGGAATCACATGTAACGTGGGATATACTAATATACCAATTAtcgattttttaaaatgaattttgcTTGAGAAGATATAATAAAATCATTCGCCTGGAAACTACTAGCGACCTTGTCACTATTCCTCCGGCGATACATAGTGACAAGCCCCCCCCCCTAAGTCACTCCTATTTCCCTGCAATTGGTAGAACGAAAACAAATATTGTGAAGTATGTAATTGTTGTCTGCGTTCCTGTCTACATAAATTTCGAAGTTCCGTCTGAAGAAAAAACCGTCCCTGTTACTTCAAATTTGAGTTATCTATTCAgctatatatgtcatattagCTAAATGAACACAGTTACACCTCCTTGCAATTGGTACATATGGATAGGCCAAATATAATAAGAATATGCTATGTGAGATCATCCTATACATTGTTGGTGTAAGAGCAATCTTATACGGCTGGTGTAAGTATTCACTTACCCGCCTATCGACCtatatatgtagtaaattgATAAACTTCTTCATGTGTTTTGGTTGTTTTCTTTACAGGGTATGTTAGCAAATGTGACTGGGTCAGCATCTGTTATGCCATTCCCGCCATTTGTTGATGGAAATTTCCTACCAGACTCGCCGATCAAACTAGCACGGGAGAAACGCATTAATAAGGTCGATGCTATGTTAGGTCAGATGACACACGAGGGTTCGTTATCAGTAATGGTGATTGACCCTAACGCTTTGGAAAAAACTTCGATGTCTCTCAACAGAAGTACGTTTGAGGAAGGTCTATCTTTTGCGGCAATGTATTCATCGTTAAATAAGGATCCGCAATTATTAGAAGCGGCAAAAATCATCTACCTCGACTGGGATCATGTAGACGATCCAAATACTGACTACTTTGAGCCATTTGTGCAGATATTCTCTGATGAAATGATGACTTGTCCATCCGATCTCTTTGCTCGTTCACTTGCTGAGGCAGAGTTGTCGACATATTACTATTCAATGTCACATATTCCAACAAACTCTGTCTGGAAAGTGAAATGGGCCAAGGCTACACACGGAGAAGATATCATGTTCGTGTTTGGATCCCATTTTAGAGAGAGGGGAGATTGGGTCATGCCACAAGTAGATATAGATGTCTCTTTCCAAGTGATGAAATACTGGACAAACTTTGCTAAAACTGGGTAAGCCGATCATAAATTTGTATGATACTGCATTTCTAGTTCGTGATTCTTGTACTGTAGTCTGTTCTGATAACGTTTACTCTGCACTGACTCAGATCAGAGGCAATGCCTAACCGATACTCAGTGATAGAGATATCTTCTAGGTAGCGCTAGCGAAAactatatttcttcatttgGCTCTGCTTCATGGGTAGGAACCTTTTGGTTTGCCATTACATGTACTGTccacaaataaaaaatatcgaTTCGAAGTTATGAAAtccaaatgttttgaaaaatattgtttagGCAAGGATATATTAAAGACATTTAGGTTTcctatgtgtgtttgtttcccagaataCCTCACCCTATTAATA
The nucleotide sequence above comes from Glandiceps talaboti chromosome 10, keGlaTala1.1, whole genome shotgun sequence. Encoded proteins:
- the LOC144440803 gene encoding carboxylesterase 1C-like, which translates into the protein MSGVPKLVVLSVLFYASLVNANAGAENPRIETKAGTIFGKVVQFSHADTDIKRPVHVFKGIPYAEPPVGELRFHPTVPKTSWEGDYNATFQRPACPQKEVPFIPLNETIDEDCLHLNVYVPIPVPDNAAVMVWIHGGGFSMGSGADTYYDGIPLVALNDVIVVTINYRLGVLGFLSTGDSVIPGNFGMLDQIEALKWVQNNIAVFGGDPKKVTIFGESAGGMSVSFLMLSPLSEGLFHRGIMQSGTALLEVGFMIGNEKVNKIAHGLGKLVNCDKETSEELLECLRSTPMEDFLDPQDPNTGMLANVTGSASVMPFPPFVDGNFLPDSPIKLAREKRINKVDAMLGQMTHEGSLSVMVIDPNALEKTSMSLNRSTFEEGLSFAAMYSSLNKDPQLLEAAKIIYLDWDHVDDPNTDYFEPFVQIFSDEMMTCPSDLFARSLAEAELSTYYYSMSHIPTNSVWKVKWAKATHGEDIMFVFGSHFRERGDWVMPQVDIDVSFQVMKYWTNFAKTGNPNLSSEDAELTPDEKSVEWPAFTVPEMYYKDISTSMQTKRALKARECAFWNKYVPGVVAALDAKKNSCGEDSENKYSEEANEP